GTCTCGATGAAATGGGCCGGGATCAGCTTGCCGGTTTTCTTGTCCTTGCGCTGACCGGTCTCCATCGGGTGACTGATCAGGGTCTTGACCGTCACCACGCCCCCACTTTCTTTGGCGCGAATCTTAATCGTGTTACCCATGTGTGTGTCTCCTCAATCCTGGTTAACCGCCACAGCCACCGATGGTGACCTTGACCTCTTTCTTGGCGCTGTACACCTTGCCGCCCGCCTTGACGACGGCGATGACGTCGGCGGTCTTCCCCATCTTGATGCGGGTGGAGACGAAGGGTTCAGTGCCGGCGGGCAGCTCGTAGCTGCTGGTCAGCGGGGTGGGGTTTTTGGAGGCCAGGATGCTGATGGACTCCACGTTGGGCATCGAGGCGGAGACGGTGACGGGGGTCACGGCGCCGTTTTCGGCGATGTCGGGGGCCTTGAT
This region of Gammaproteobacteria bacterium genomic DNA includes:
- the soxY gene encoding thiosulfate oxidation carrier protein SoxY; the protein is MSMKRRTFLKGTLAAGSVGLAVGAGLLSPRAVLAAAWPKAAFESKSVDGALKDLYGTGSAAANSAIKIKAPDIAENGAVTPVTVSASMPNVESISILASKNPTPLTSSYELPAGTEPFVSTRIKMGKTADVIAVVKAGGKVYSAKKEVKVTIGGCGG